One window from the genome of Eucalyptus grandis isolate ANBG69807.140 chromosome 7, ASM1654582v1, whole genome shotgun sequence encodes:
- the LOC108960884 gene encoding aspartyl protease family protein At5g10770-like → MDVIDNFEFGCGKYNRGLFGGAARLIGLSDDNISIVGETTTKYGKYFSYCLASTTSSTGHLTFGEDCGASSLVSFTPLSKVPQSSQFYGIKIVGISIGGNRLSIASTVFSSGGAVIDSGTVIAQLPPTAYIALRTAFRKAMANYMTAPALAFLDTCYEFSKRAPSWSR, encoded by the coding sequence ATGGATGTGATTGACAATTTCGAATTTGGCTGCGGCAAGTACAACCGAGGCCTTTTTGGCGGTGCCGCAAGGTTGATCGGACTCTCAGACGATAACATCTCCATCGTGGGAGAAACCACGACCAAATATGGCAAGTATTTCTCCTACTGCTTGGCCTCTACAACTAGCTCCACCGGACACTTGACTTTCGGCGAAGACTGCGGAGCATCAAGCTTGGTTAGCTTCACGCCGTTATCGAAGGTCCCACAAAGCTCGCAATTCTATGGAATAAAAATCGTAGGAATCAGTATAGGAGGGAATCGTCTATCAATAGCATCGACAGTTTTTTCAAGTGGAGGCGCCGTCATCGACTCGGGAACTGTCATTGCCCAATTGCCTCCGACGGCTTATATCGCCTTGAGAACCGCATTCAGGAAAGCAATGGCGAATTACATGACGGCACCGGCGCTCGCTTTTCTCGATACGTGCTATGAATTTAGCAAGAGAGCACCGTCATGGTCCCGATAA
- the LOC104455302 gene encoding aspartyl protease family protein At5g10770-like, giving the protein MLSATNRKSTLEVIHKHGPCSQLVQDQNPLNHTKILLQDESRVKWIQSKSSNSKDSLKASAVTLPVKSGITIGTGNYLVKVGLGTPKKDLTLIFDTGSPLTWTQCKPCVGSCYNQSDPIFNPSRSSSYANVSCALTACSQLSSGQGGSQCNGTCPYSIRYGDDSFSIGFLATEKLTISPTEVIDNFEFGCGENNQGLFGRAVGLIGLSDSDTSIVEQTAAKYDKYFSYCLPSSTSFTGHLTFGKDGRAPCSVSFTPLSTVPQNSEFYGISIIGISVEGKPLSIPSTVFSNAGAVIDSGTVITRLPPTAYSALRTTVRKAMANYRTAPAVSLFDTCYDFSKESTVVIPSITFSFAEGVNIDLDHSGIFYVEDASHVCLAFAANAADSDLVIYGNTQQRTFEVIYDVAGRKLGFGPNGCS; this is encoded by the exons ATGCTTTCAGCTACCAACCGGAAGTCGACCTTGGAGGTAATACACAAGCATGGCCCATGCTCTCAGCTTGTTCAAGACCAAAATCCTCTGAATCACACCAAAATCCTGCTCCAAGATGAATCCAGGGTCAAGTGGATTCAATCCAAATCCTCCAACAGCAAAGACAGCCTAAAAGCTTCGGCAGTGACCCTTCCAGTGAAGTCTGGCATCACCATTGGCACTGGCAACTACTTAGTGAAGGTTGGCCTCGGCACGCCGAAAAAGGACCTCACTCTCATTTTCGACACCGGCAGCCCTCTCACGTGGACCCAGTGCAAGCCATGCGTGGGATCTTGCTACAATCAGTCTGACCCAATCTTTAACCCATCGCGATCGTCCTCCTATGCCAATGTCTCATGTGCCTTGACAGCTTGCTCTCAACTTTCTTCCGGCCAAG GTGGTTCGCAATGCAACGGAACTTGTCCATACTCCATCAGATATGGGGACGATTCATTTTCGATAGGCTTCTTGGCAACTGAGAAGTTGACAATATCGCCGACGGAGGTGATCGACAATTTCGAATTCGGCTGCGGTGAGAACAACCAAGGCCTCTTTGGCAGAGCTGTAGGGTTGATCGGACTCTCAGACAGCGATACCTCCATCGTGGAACAAACCGCGGCCAAATATGACAAATATTTCTCCTACTGCTTGCCCTCTTCCACTAGCTTCACTGGACACTTGACTTTCGGTAAGGACGGCAGAGCACCGTGCTCAGTTAGCTTCACGCCGTTATCGACGGTCCCACAAAACTCGGAATTCTATGGAATAAGTATCATCGGAATCAGTGTAGAAGGAAAACCTCTATCAATACCATCGACGGTCTTTTCAAATGCAGGCGCGGTTATCGACTCAGGAACTGTCATTACTCGATTACCTCCAACAGCGTATAGCGCCTTGAGAACCACAGTCAGGAAAGCGATGGCGAATTACAGGACAGCGCCGGCAGTTTCCCTTTTCGATACTTGTTATGACTTTAGCAAGGAGAGCACAGTCGTGATCCCATCGATAACATTCTCTTTCGCCGAGGGAGTGAACATCGACTTGGACCATAGCGGGATATTTTACGTCGAGGATGCCTCGCATGTTTGCTTAGCTTTTGCAGCGAATGCTGCTGATAGTGATCTGGTCATTTATGGTAATACGCAGCAGAGAACGTTTGAAGTGATTTATGATGTTGCTGGAAGAAAGCTAGGCTTTGGTCCAAATGGCTGTTCCTAA